The Cytobacillus sp. NJ13 sequence TTGATTTACATCATTATGCGGAATTAATGCCAGCGCCGGTCCGATTGGGGCCGGCGTTTCTTTTAAGCGGAGGTTGTTTCTGAAAAATACTGCTGCTTTCCCGGCTTCAGCAGCTGCCAGCAGACATAAAGAGAAAGGATTAAATTCAGGACTGCTAAAATGACAATCGTATAGCGGAGCGGAAACAGATCTCCGAGAACACCGATTCCAAAGAGCAGGATAATCTGCGCCAAGCTTTGGATAACACCGATCACACTCGTCATTCTGCCCATGATTTCCACAGGCACATTATTCTGATAAAAGGTTTGGTATCCCGCACTTGAGAAAGCATTAAAGATGCCGAGGACAGTAAATCCAATGACCACCATCATAAAGGAGTCTGCCAAGGCATAAATCAGATAACCCGCCGCTGTCAAAAGCATGCCATAGCCCATAAGCTGTTTAATGCTAAGCACTTTTGAAACGATGGTAATAAAGAGAGCTCCCAGCGCAAAGCCAATCCCGCTGATGCTGACAAGGAAACTATAATCCGCTTCTGTCAGCCCCACAACATCCTGGATAAAAACAACCTCCTGGGAATCCATTGCGAGTGAGAACAAACCGAATGCCAGGAAACACCCGTAAACAGAAATGATAAAAACCTCTCTCCCAGCAAACGTGATGACCTGCTTCCAATCATCCCGGAGCGTTTCATAGGCTGATGTTTGTACTGAAGGGGACTTTAACTCTTTATCCATGTCCGGCAGCAGCCAGATGATGACAGCTGAAAAGACAAAGGAAGCCGCATTTAAAAAGATGGCTGTCTCTATGGTTCTAATCAGAAATAATCCGCCTGCGATGGCTGGCCCGACGATGAAAGCGCCTGAGGTAACAAGACTGTTGATGGAGTTGAACCTTTTTCTGCTTTCGATCGGAACCAGCTTGGTTATATACGTGGTGGAAGCCGGCATAAATAGTGCCTTTGCCATACTGATTAGAAAGAGGACTGCATAAATGAAGCCAATGCTTCCCAGAAACGGTATCAGCGCTACACCCAGCGCCCTGGCCATATCCGTCCAAATCATAATGCTCTTTTTATTTTTCCGGTCAATCATGCCCCCGCTCCACGAATTGGTTAAAACGGAAGTGACAGGGCCTATGATCCATAATCCTGCCACAGCAGCAGCTGAGCCGGTCATGTCATAGACAATCAAATTAATAGCAATCAGGTAAATGAAATCTCCCAGTCTGGATATTCCAATCCCCGTCAGCAGGAAGGACGCCATTTTCCAATTAAATTGTTTCATAGATCACCTGCATATATTTAAAATTTTCCCAATTATTAGTATATCATAAAAAAAGCCCTGGAGAGGAATCTCCAGAGCACCTATTTCTCAGCCAGCTGCTGATTTTTTTTGGTAATGAACGTTCGTGCCAACACTTCTTAACCCGGAAAAAAATCTTGCGGAGAAGATGATTGCAGCCACAACGATAAAGATTCCGCTGATGGCGCCTACCTGATCGGACAGTACCCACTGCGGCAGGTGCTCCGCCCATCTTCTTGGTGCACTGATTCCGCCTGCATAAAGAAAAGAGCCTACAAACCCCGTAAAAAAGGAAAAATAGAGAGCGATTGTGAACGTATCGATTCCCCTGTGCTGCTGATTGCCTTCGGTCTTATTAAAATAATACATAAACCCAATAATCATGGCGACTACACCCATTCCCATATACGTATGGAAATGACCCGGAACCCATTTCGTGTTATGCATCACATGATTGACAACAATGGTGGCATCAATGATGGCCGGAATCGCTCCTGCCACCCATCCGAACATAGAAAGGAAAAACAGGCTTGAGGCAAAGTCCCATTTCATCCGCGAGCGATAGACAATCATCAGCGCTCCGTAAGCCGTAACGACCATAACGGGCAAGCCGTTTGCATAGGAAAACACCTGCCCGATGATGAGCATCCATTTTGGTACTGCAAAGTCCATCAGCAGATGGTGCGTATAGATCATTAAGGTAAAAAGTGTCGAGCAGTTCCAAGCAATTAAAAAGACTTTGTTAGCTTTCCATGGCCGTTTTGTATATTCTGAGAGGACCTCATATACGGCAATAACAGCCATATAGATGGTGCAGTTGGCAAAGATATGGCCGAATGCATAGGTAAGATGCTTGGCAAGCAGAGGGTCCATTGTGACGGCCGGATTGATGATATTCACTAGGGATGCTGCCAGCACGGTTGCTCCTGCCAGCAGGGCAGTCGAATTGGTGATGATGACCATGGCTGTCGCCACTACAGCAGCAGGCGGCCCGTATCCTTTCTTCCCCCTGAAAATGATATCCCATCCAAGTGCCTTTCCAAGGCCCCCATAAACTGCTGTCAGCCTCGCAGCCAGGTACATGTAAAGAATTAAAAATCCAATGCCAAGAACCAGCATGCCCGATAAGAAGAATACCGCCCCTGCCGCCCCATACATTTTGGCTGACTGGGCAGGAAGCGGATATAAAAATGTCCAGCCATCGGAAAAGTCAAAGACAAAAATAGCGATTAGAACCATCGTGACTCCGGTTAAAAAAAGGACAAAGTTTACAATGAGGATGGCAGGGTTCAGTTTTATGTATTTAGACAGGAAGTACCATAAGATGGCCGTTCCGCCCAGTGCAGCGATGCCAACCATGCCTGTTCCGTGCGCAGTCATGATTTTATAAAACCACTGCGGTGTGATGCTGATCATTTCACCCTGATTCATCAGCATTATAACACCAAAGATCATCATAAGAATTAAGACAAGTGAAGTTACAGCCAGATGCCAGACCACTGTTTTCTTGGCTAAAGGGTGAATCGCTTCATTCATCAGACGCTCCCCCTTCCGGTTCGACAACAATTTCTTTAACCATCACATGATGTCCGGCTGAACAGTATTCAAGACATAATATTTGATAAGTTCCAGGTTCTTTAAAAGTATAATAAACTGTATTTGTATATCCAGGCATGGCCTGAGTTTGAGCGACAAGCTCCATATTCTCATTGTATAAGCCAAAACCATGGGTAACATCCGAGGCTGTCACATCAAATTGGACTTTATCTCCTGCTTTGAATGTTTCCTCACTCATCTCCCATGCATATTGGACTCCAGTTACCTTCACTGCTTTCGTTTCATTTAAGCCTTCCGCTTCGGCCTGATTGCTGTCGTACGGCAGCCTGCCAAGCGTCATAACAGTGGCAAAAGCCATAATGGCAATTAGCCCGAGAAAATAAAATTTCCTGATCTTATATCCTTTTTCCTGGATGGTGCTATACTCTCCGCTGCGCTTGGATTCACCGTAGACAAACGCAAATGCCAGCCCCAGCAGGAACACAAAGAAAACAGTCGCATACATGGCGATTTGCTGATACATTCATACCCCTCCAATAAAATTTTCAAATCCCCCAAACCTTATTTTATGGAAGCTCATTATTTAATTCGGTGATATATGTCCTATTTGACGATTTTTTTGAAATTTTCCCGCAAAAAAAATGCCCTGAATCAGGACATTTTCATTTCTATCGTGTACATCATCCAAAAACCGATATCTTCAAACCCGATGCGTTTATAGATGGCGCCTGCAGCCGGATTATCACAGAGTTCTTTATGCTCCGAAAGAAGCTGGCGGCAGAGTTTGACCATGCATTGGGTGGCATAGCCTTTCTTTTTATAATTATGATCTGTTGCGACGCCGACGACCATAGCAGAGAGAGAATTTTCAGCTGCAGTTGAAGCGGTGCTGACCATTTTTCCCTCCTCTGTAATAAAAAAGGAACGGGATGAGCCATCTTTTAGACCCCTGCGTTTTCGTTCAACAGTAATGGCTGAATCGCTGAATTCAGGAATACTGTTCAGAAGCTCCACCAGCTGTTCAGCATCTTCAGGTCCAGCCTGGCAGACTGCTGATGCATCAATACCTTCGTCCGTTAATTCCACGCACTTTGCATAATAAGTTTCCCGTTTTCTTTTTATGCGATTTGAAAGATAAGGTTCAATTTTTGCAGTTACAGCTTTTAGGCCAGACATCATCCCAAGGTTTTTGTCACCGAGCATGATCTCCGCAAACCCCCTGGCATTAAAATCTCCTGCTGAAAAGGGGATGTAATTTTCTTCATATTTTAATAAAACTGCTATTAAATTTCCGCTTTCATTGAACTCCCCCCACACCTTTTGGAATTCCTGCTCATAGCCGTATGCTTCAATATCTCCAATAATGAACAGATTCTCTGCCGGCTGCTGTTTTAAAAAGCTGAAGCAAATTTCATCGTCTTGTTCAGTTAGCTTTCTGATCACTTTCAATTCCCCTTATGTGATTTAATTCCCTTCCTATCAAACTTGCTGATACCGGTGTTAGATTCATCTCTCTTGCCCATACAGACAGCTGGCCGATATGATGGATTTCATGGGCAATGACATGATTCAGGATATCTCCCTTTTTATATTGCCTCTCCATCCATGGCGGTGTAACAAACTCATTGTATGAAACTGGCCATTCCGCATGAAAAAAGCTTTCTAATTCCCTGCGGTATTCTTCAGAAAGAGCCATTACTTTTTCCAATTCATCATAGTCAGAAAACAGCGGGTCTGTCACTTCCTTGCCCTGTATCACACAAATCCAGCTGTATTCTACATCCACGATATGAAAAAGGGTTTCCAGAATGCCCCCAACTCCTCCAGTCCGATTGGCATTCAGCTCTTCGGCTGAGAGCTGGCGGCACCATTCAAACCACTCATCGCGCACTTGCCAGTTATAGCGAAATAATGTCAGCATATCCTCTTACCTCCTTGTCCAGATACCTATGGAATTTCGTCAGGAAATGGGAATTTCCTGCAAATTTCTTTTTCCGCCGCATAATTACTTCCTATGTATTTAATCCTAAAGGAAGCGGCAACAGAAGAAAGGGGATTGTATGTGAAGAAGAACTTAATGGTTTTCTATATATCGGCAGGCATATTATTATTGCTTGTTTTATTCGGTGTTTTTGTCCCGGATTCGCTGGAGACTGTTACAGCGAATATTCAAGCTTTTATTACCGATAAATTCGGCTGGTATTATTTAATTCTTGTATCATTTATTGTCATTGTTTGTTTATATTTTTTAATAAGCCCTTTAGGAAGAATTAAGCTGGGGAAGCAGGATGATAAACCGGAATTTTCCCGCCCAACGTGGTTTGCGATGCTATTTAGTGCGGGCATGGGGATCGGGCTGGTTTTCTGGGGCGCAGCAGAGCCGATTTATCACTATGCGGTCGGATCCCCAACCGGCGGTCCAGTAGGGACTGACGACGCCATTAAGAATGCCATGAGATATACTTACTTCCATTGGGGCATCCATGCCTGGGCGATTTATGGTATTGTGGCACTTGTGCTGGCTTACTTTAATTTCCGCCACGGGGAACCTGGTTTAATCAGCGCCACCTTAAAGCCCATACTTGGCGACCGGACACAGGGTATAACCGGAAAAGTCATAGATATCCTTTCAGTCGTGGCCACTGTAATTGGTGTGGCAACGACACTTGGCTTTGGGGCAGTGCAGATTAACGGAGGATTATCTTATCTATATGGCCTTCCTGTTAATTTCACGATACAGTTTGTGATAGTTGTAATCGTTACAATCCTGTTTATCCTCTCAGCCCTGTCCGGCCTGGGAAAAGGAATCAAAATTTTGAGCAATGCCAATATGCTTCTGGCAGCGGCTTTATTTCTTTTAACTTTCTTTCTTGGACCGTCATTATTTATTCTGAACCTGTTCACCAATACGCTTGGCAGCTATCTTCAATACTTGCCGGGCATGAGCCTCAGGATTGCCCCATTGGATCCAGAGGTCAGGGAATGGATTAATAGCTGGACGATTTTTTACTGGGCCTGGTGGATTGCCTGGGCTCCTTTCGTTGGCATTTTCATTGCCCGTGTTTCAAAAGGGAGAACGATCCGGGAATTTGTCTTTGGGGTGCTGCTTATCCCCTCGGTTATTGGCTTCATATGGTTTTCCACATTTGGGGGAACGGCGATTATCCAAGAGCATCAGGGTACAGCGAAAATCTCGGAATTGGCTACTGAGGAAGCACTGTTTGGCGTATTCTCCAGCCTTCCAATGGGAACGGTGCTGTCGATTATAGCGATTTTGCTCATTTGTACATTCTTTATTACCTCTGCCGACTCAGGCACATATGTCTTAGGAATGATGACGACAAATGGGTCGCACCACCCAGGCAATAAAATTAAGCTGATCTGGGGAATTATGCTTGCTGCCATTTCATTGGTCCTGCTTTATTCCGGCGGACTGCAAGCGCTGCAGAACACAATGATTGCAGCAGCTCTTCCTTTTTCCGTTATCATGGCTTTAATGACCTTCAGTCTGATCAAGGCTCTGCAGAAAGAAGCGAAGGAGCTGGGGATAGGAAGAATTCCGAAGAGGAAGGCTTAATAGAAAACCTGCAGATTAAGGGTCTGCAGGTTTTCCTAATGTTTATTTTACCGGGATCCAGATCTCTGAATAATAATCCGGACTGGATGCATCCCCGGCAGAATAGACTTCCAGCTCCGGTGCAGCAGCATGTTCATAACCGCTGGATGGAAACCATTCCGAGAAGATTTTTTTCCAGGCGTTTTGCATGGCATGAGGCATGGCGCCATGAACTTCGAACACCGCCCATTTGGAGGCCGGGACTTCCAGGCACTCGAAGCTGTCAGGCTTATCGCCTTTGAAGCTTGCCCCGATCCAGTAATCCATGCTGTCAGGCTTCGTGCTGCGTTTATCGACACATACGCCGAGAACCCCTTTAATTTCTCCATTATTCAGCATAAATAATTTGTCATCTGTTCCGTTACTATTTACTTCATCCCACATTTTCGGGATGCCGGCCAGATTCTCTTCATTGCACAATGAGAACTCCCTTTTGATTCCTGCTACTTGAAAAGCTTCTTTTTCGACAATTGCATATTGCATTGGTTCTGCCCCTTTCAGACTCACCTGGATCACCAGGCGGTTATATGATTTCAGCTTTCCGGAAAAATTTCTTGCTTCAGTCGGGGTCATGCCATGCTGCCTGCGGAAAGCCTTAGTAAAAGCTTCGGGAGTGTCATACCCGTATTTATAGGCAAGATCAATCACTTTGCGCTCTGTTCGGACCAGGTCCTGTGCGGCGAGGGTTAATCTCCTTCCCCGGATATATTCGCCGACCGGCATATCTGTCAAAATGGCGAACGTGCGCTGAAAATGAAATACGGAGGAGTTCGCTGCCTCCGCAGCTTTCCCGATGGAAAGATCCTCTTCCAGCAGGTGCTCCTCTATATAATCAATCGCCTTCTGCAGCGATACGATCCATGACATTACTGATCACCCCCTTGAATATATCCTACCTTTTTTCTCTTTTTGGCTTCCTGTCATTTTTTGCTTTGTTTTGGCAGGTTTGTTATTAAAGAATTCTTATTTTAGGCGGGGAATACCTGCATATTCGGGAATTTTGATGCGGATGCTGGCGGGCCGGGAAAGAATCAGGAAAATACCGGCCGAAATGGGGGATTTACCGGCCTATTATGCCTTTTTACCGGTCAAGTTTAGGCAAATTCCGGCCAAACTGGATCATTTACCGACCAAAAGGAATAGGCATCCTGCCTTGAAAGTTTTAACGGCCATTTTTCCGATTTTATCGGCCAAAAATGAAGGTTTAACGGCCGAATTTGAAAATTTTACGGCCAAACAGTCGGTATTCCGTTTATCGGCCGATTCATCAGCTATATCGGTCAGTCCTTAATCTATCAAGGAATCAGAAAAAAAGCCAGCCGCCCGATAACGGGCAGCTGGCTTCGATGGCATCTTATATGGCACGTCCCCAATGACGGTGCATGGCAATGCTATTAATTAAATTCTCACTGGAGGAAGCATCGCCGTTTTTGATTTCGACGATTCCCATTTCCGATAGGGTTTGGGATTGCCCCAGCGTGTTCATTGCTTCTGCAGGCAGCAGCTCGGCTCCTTCGCCGCCAAACGCAATGGTTTTGAAATGCTTGTAGGCTTCGCTGACGAATTCCCTGGCCTGCGGCACCATTTTCAGAGCTTCGGCACTTTCTTTTCCGCCGGCGATATAGATGGCGTCATACATAACGGAGTGAGAGGTCAGGAATGTTTTCATTACTTCCAGTTCTCCGCCGTCCCCTTTGATCATGCCCAGGTTTTTGCTGACAATCTCCGGCATAATCCCAGCTGCTTTCAAGGCTTCCATTACGCTTTTGACTTCAATATAGCTGAAGCCATTATCAGCAAGAATGGCGACTTTTCGGGTCTTAGGTGATTTGGCTGTGTTCATTTGGCTTAATGCTGGTGAAGAGAGCGTCACTTTGGATTCATTCGCAGCATCCGGCACTTTTGCGCCAACTCCGAGGGCAATTTGCTCAGCCAGGAAGCTATCTACGTTGCTGAACATGTCTACAACCTGCTGCTTCACATCCTTGTTCTGCACCTTGCCAACTTCAAAACGGAACGCCTCGATCATATGCTGCTTCTCCACTTCAGACATGCTGTTCCAGAACATTTTTGCCTGGCTGTAATGGTCCTTGAAGCTGTCGCTGCGCTCGCGCACCTTGCGTCCTTCGACTTTTTCCTGGTAATGAACATAGCCGCCCTCTTCTGCTGTGGCAGGGCTTGGATCATTATTCTGCATCGAGTTTTTATGATAAGCAACCGGCCCTTTATTAATCGTCATGCGATGGTAGCCGTCATACTGATTATTATGGAACGGGCAAACCGGACGGTTGATCGGGAGCTCGTGGAAGTTCGGACCGCCAAGGCGGATCAGCTGGGTGTCTGTATAAGAAAATAGGCGTCCCTGCAGCAGCGGATCATTTGAAAAATCAATGCCAGGTACGACATGGCCCGGGTGGAAGGCAGCCTGTTCTGTTTCAGCAAATACATTATCCTGGTTGCGGTTCAGGGTCATTTTCCCGATGATCTTAACCGGGACCATTTCCTCCGGCCACAGCTTTGTTGCATCCAAAATATCAAAATCAAAGGAAAATTCATCTTCCTCATCAATCATCTGAACTCCGAGCTCAAATTCAGGGTAGTCACCCATTTCGATGGCTTCCCAAAGATCACGGCGGTGGAAATCCGGATCCTTTCCGGCAAGTTTTTGTGCTTCGTCAAAAACAAGGGAATGCGTGCCCAGAACAGGCTTCCAGTGAAATTTCACAAAGCGTGCCTTGCCTTGTTCGTTCACAAATCGGAACGTGTGAACGCCAAAGCCCTCCATCATTCGGAAACTGCGCGGAATGGCACGGTCTGACATCGTCCACATGATCATATGCGCTGTTTCAGTATTATTGGCGGCAAAATCCCAGAAGGTATCATGGGCCGTTGAGGCCTGCGGCATTTCGTTATGCGGCTCCGGCTTGAATGAATGAACGAGATCCGGGAATTTGATGGCATCCTGAATGAAAAACACCGGAATATTATTGCCGACTAAGTCGTAGTTGCCCTCTTCTGTATAAAACTTCGTTGCAAAGCCGCGGGCATCACGTACAGAGTCTGCCGAGCCGCGGGAGCCGGCAACAGTCGAGAAGCGAACAAAGACCGGGGTTTTGACAGATGGATCCTGCAGAAACTTTGCCCGGGTATATTCTGCCATGGGTTCATACACCTGGAAGTAGCCATGTGCGCCAAAACCGCGGGCATGGACAACCCGTTCAGGGATGCGCTCATGGTCAAAGTGCGTCATTTTTTCCCTGAAGTGAAAGTCCTCCATCAAGGTCGGGCCCCGGGAACCAGCTTTTAACGAATGCTCATCCTCCGAAACCTTGACTCCCTGGTTTGTCGTAAGCTTCTTGCCTGTGTTATCCATGCGAAACTCCTCAAGCTGCTTGTCCTTGCTGTGCTCATTTACGCCTTTGTTTTGCGGATCTTGTTTCAAATGTTCTTCCTCCTTATATAAAGAAGCAATTGCTTCTGGGGTACGATGTTAACTATGTATCTATAGGTTGAATACCCCAGAATGAAGGCGGTAAACGGCAAAATAAAAGAAAGCAGCGGAAAACTGCTTTCTCTCAGGCTTGTGGGCTAATCTCAGTTTTAGGCTGATCCGCGTCTCTCAGCAGCTGGATAAAGGTCCTTTTTTGCAGATGATACAGGATTAGCACCAGAATACTGCCGCCGCATGCAGCCATCAGGATCCAGACAGGCATTTTTTCAAGCAGGAAGCCAAAAATGATAAAGCCCAGTGGTGTCA is a genomic window containing:
- a CDS encoding MFS transporter; this encodes MKQFNWKMASFLLTGIGISRLGDFIYLIAINLIVYDMTGSAAAVAGLWIIGPVTSVLTNSWSGGMIDRKNKKSIMIWTDMARALGVALIPFLGSIGFIYAVLFLISMAKALFMPASTTYITKLVPIESRKRFNSINSLVTSGAFIVGPAIAGGLFLIRTIETAIFLNAASFVFSAVIIWLLPDMDKELKSPSVQTSAYETLRDDWKQVITFAGREVFIISVYGCFLAFGLFSLAMDSQEVVFIQDVVGLTEADYSFLVSISGIGFALGALFITIVSKVLSIKQLMGYGMLLTAAGYLIYALADSFMMVVIGFTVLGIFNAFSSAGYQTFYQNNVPVEIMGRMTSVIGVIQSLAQIILLFGIGVLGDLFPLRYTIVILAVLNLILSLYVCWQLLKPGKQQYFSETTSA
- a CDS encoding cbb3-type cytochrome c oxidase subunit I — translated: MNEAIHPLAKKTVVWHLAVTSLVLILMMIFGVIMLMNQGEMISITPQWFYKIMTAHGTGMVGIAALGGTAILWYFLSKYIKLNPAILIVNFVLFLTGVTMVLIAIFVFDFSDGWTFLYPLPAQSAKMYGAAGAVFFLSGMLVLGIGFLILYMYLAARLTAVYGGLGKALGWDIIFRGKKGYGPPAAVVATAMVIITNSTALLAGATVLAASLVNIINPAVTMDPLLAKHLTYAFGHIFANCTIYMAVIAVYEVLSEYTKRPWKANKVFLIAWNCSTLFTLMIYTHHLLMDFAVPKWMLIIGQVFSYANGLPVMVVTAYGALMIVYRSRMKWDFASSLFFLSMFGWVAGAIPAIIDATIVVNHVMHNTKWVPGHFHTYMGMGVVAMIIGFMYYFNKTEGNQQHRGIDTFTIALYFSFFTGFVGSFLYAGGISAPRRWAEHLPQWVLSDQVGAISGIFIVVAAIIFSARFFSGLRSVGTNVHYQKKSAAG
- a CDS encoding cytochrome c oxidase subunit II, giving the protein MYQQIAMYATVFFVFLLGLAFAFVYGESKRSGEYSTIQEKGYKIRKFYFLGLIAIMAFATVMTLGRLPYDSNQAEAEGLNETKAVKVTGVQYAWEMSEETFKAGDKVQFDVTASDVTHGFGLYNENMELVAQTQAMPGYTNTVYYTFKEPGTYQILCLEYCSAGHHVMVKEIVVEPEGGASDE
- a CDS encoding GNAT family N-acetyltransferase; amino-acid sequence: MIRKLTEQDDEICFSFLKQQPAENLFIIGDIEAYGYEQEFQKVWGEFNESGNLIAVLLKYEENYIPFSAGDFNARGFAEIMLGDKNLGMMSGLKAVTAKIEPYLSNRIKRKRETYYAKCVELTDEGIDASAVCQAGPEDAEQLVELLNSIPEFSDSAITVERKRRGLKDGSSRSFFITEEGKMVSTASTAAENSLSAMVVGVATDHNYKKKGYATQCMVKLCRQLLSEHKELCDNPAAGAIYKRIGFEDIGFWMMYTIEMKMS
- a CDS encoding DinB family protein; translation: MLTLFRYNWQVRDEWFEWCRQLSAEELNANRTGGVGGILETLFHIVDVEYSWICVIQGKEVTDPLFSDYDELEKVMALSEEYRRELESFFHAEWPVSYNEFVTPPWMERQYKKGDILNHVIAHEIHHIGQLSVWAREMNLTPVSASLIGRELNHIRGIESDQKAN
- a CDS encoding BCCT family transporter, with amino-acid sequence MKKNLMVFYISAGILLLLVLFGVFVPDSLETVTANIQAFITDKFGWYYLILVSFIVIVCLYFLISPLGRIKLGKQDDKPEFSRPTWFAMLFSAGMGIGLVFWGAAEPIYHYAVGSPTGGPVGTDDAIKNAMRYTYFHWGIHAWAIYGIVALVLAYFNFRHGEPGLISATLKPILGDRTQGITGKVIDILSVVATVIGVATTLGFGAVQINGGLSYLYGLPVNFTIQFVIVVIVTILFILSALSGLGKGIKILSNANMLLAAALFLLTFFLGPSLFILNLFTNTLGSYLQYLPGMSLRIAPLDPEVREWINSWTIFYWAWWIAWAPFVGIFIARVSKGRTIREFVFGVLLIPSVIGFIWFSTFGGTAIIQEHQGTAKISELATEEALFGVFSSLPMGTVLSIIAILLICTFFITSADSGTYVLGMMTTNGSHHPGNKIKLIWGIMLAAISLVLLYSGGLQALQNTMIAAALPFSVIMALMTFSLIKALQKEAKELGIGRIPKRKA
- a CDS encoding AraC family transcriptional regulator, whose amino-acid sequence is MSWIVSLQKAIDYIEEHLLEEDLSIGKAAEAANSSVFHFQRTFAILTDMPVGEYIRGRRLTLAAQDLVRTERKVIDLAYKYGYDTPEAFTKAFRRQHGMTPTEARNFSGKLKSYNRLVIQVSLKGAEPMQYAIVEKEAFQVAGIKREFSLCNEENLAGIPKMWDEVNSNGTDDKLFMLNNGEIKGVLGVCVDKRSTKPDSMDYWIGASFKGDKPDSFECLEVPASKWAVFEVHGAMPHAMQNAWKKIFSEWFPSSGYEHAAAPELEVYSAGDASSPDYYSEIWIPVK
- a CDS encoding catalase translates to MKQDPQNKGVNEHSKDKQLEEFRMDNTGKKLTTNQGVKVSEDEHSLKAGSRGPTLMEDFHFREKMTHFDHERIPERVVHARGFGAHGYFQVYEPMAEYTRAKFLQDPSVKTPVFVRFSTVAGSRGSADSVRDARGFATKFYTEEGNYDLVGNNIPVFFIQDAIKFPDLVHSFKPEPHNEMPQASTAHDTFWDFAANNTETAHMIMWTMSDRAIPRSFRMMEGFGVHTFRFVNEQGKARFVKFHWKPVLGTHSLVFDEAQKLAGKDPDFHRRDLWEAIEMGDYPEFELGVQMIDEEDEFSFDFDILDATKLWPEEMVPVKIIGKMTLNRNQDNVFAETEQAAFHPGHVVPGIDFSNDPLLQGRLFSYTDTQLIRLGGPNFHELPINRPVCPFHNNQYDGYHRMTINKGPVAYHKNSMQNNDPSPATAEEGGYVHYQEKVEGRKVRERSDSFKDHYSQAKMFWNSMSEVEKQHMIEAFRFEVGKVQNKDVKQQVVDMFSNVDSFLAEQIALGVGAKVPDAANESKVTLSSPALSQMNTAKSPKTRKVAILADNGFSYIEVKSVMEALKAAGIMPEIVSKNLGMIKGDGGELEVMKTFLTSHSVMYDAIYIAGGKESAEALKMVPQAREFVSEAYKHFKTIAFGGEGAELLPAEAMNTLGQSQTLSEMGIVEIKNGDASSSENLINSIAMHRHWGRAI